The following are encoded in a window of Sutcliffiella horikoshii genomic DNA:
- a CDS encoding dockerin type I domain-containing protein — protein sequence MYEGTINSAARYIFKGLPTTDEPYTLSIKLPGHFERVVEVSHLRDEFNGIDVGKMTYIFYAMTHAGDVNQDGVIDVLDAIEMKNHYGTSERAADLDHDGTVG from the coding sequence GTGTATGAAGGTACTATAAATAGTGCGGCAAGATATATCTTTAAAGGACTTCCAACGACAGATGAACCATATACACTTTCGATTAAACTACCAGGTCACTTTGAGCGAGTAGTAGAAGTCAGCCACCTTAGAGATGAGTTCAACGGAATAGACGTAGGTAAAATGACTTACATTTTTTATGCCATGACACATGCTGGAGATGTAAATCAAGATGGAGTCATTGACGTCCTCGATGCTATAGAAATGAAAAACCATTATGGTACAAGTGAACGTGCAGCCGACCTTGACCACGACGGTACGGTTGGGTAA